In the Solidesulfovibrio fructosivorans JJ] genome, CCCGGCGTCCAGGGGCGCGGGACCGGCCTGCGTCGCGGCCGGGGCGGGAGCCCAGGGGCCGGAGGCGGCGTCCGAAACCGCTTCCGGCCGGACTTTGGCCGGAGACGGAGCCGGCGTGGCCACAGCCACGGTGACGGGCGCGGGCGGCGTCGGGCCGGCCGCCGGAGCGGGAGCCGGCTTCACGGGAGTCGCCGGGGCCGGTTGCGCCGGAGCCTGGGCAATGGCCGCGGGCGCGGGCGGCACCTGGCGCATGGCGTCCGTGGCCACGGACACGCCGGGCGTGCCCTCGCCGCTTTTGGCCACTTCCAGAATGGCCTCGTCCTCGGGCGTATGTTGCGGGGCAAGCGACAACGAGCCGAAAGCCTTGCGGGCCATCTTCTCCATGATCGCCTGATGGGCGTCCACGAGCTGGCGGACCTGCACCTCTTCCTCGCTCGGGCTGTCTGGCTTGCGGGTATCGGTGTCCGCCTCGTCGGGAGAAGCCGGCTTGCCGGCCGTCTTGGCCGAAGCCAGGGTGACGGGCATCTCCTCGTATTCCATGCCGATGATGCGGAAGCGCCCGTCCGTCCCGCGTTGCCAGTACAGGCGTTTGACGCCCTGCGAGGTCAGGGTCGGCGAGCGGTAGAGCTGGACGAAGTAGGTGACCCAGTAATCGGGCCCGGCGAGGGCCCGCACGTCGGCAAGATCCACCTTGATCCAGGGCAGAACCTTGAAAAGCCGCTCCTTGTGGCCGCGAAAGGCGGAAAAGGGCTTGCCCTCGGTGATGGAGAACTTTTCCGGGTCGTGAAAATCGAAAAAGGCCGGGGATTTATTCTGCCAGGCCTTGGCCCAGGCGTAGGTGTCGGCCACCACCTCCTTGGCCTCTTCGCGCAGCGCGGCCGAATCCTTGCCGCCCAGGCGCACCTGGTCGGCGATGACCACGGGCATGCCCTCGGCCAGCTCCGGGTCCACCCGGTGGATGTTGGCCATGCTTAAGGCCACGCAGCCCTGGGTCTCGTAGGGAGTGATGGGATGGCCCCGGCCGTGGATCCAGATGCCGTGGCCGGACTTGTGGCGCAGCACGTCGGCCGGGTTGGGAAAGTCGAGGGGAAAGGCCAGATCGCCGTAGAGGTCGAAATTGAGCCCCGAGGACTTGCGCCGGGTAATGAAATAGACCCCTTCCGGGGTCTTGAGATCGCCTTCCTTGAATTTGTCGCCCAGGGCCTGGCCCGTGGCGCAGGGAATCTCGGTCAAAACCCGCAGCGGGCTGTGCCGGGACAGCAGGGCGAAAGATTGGGCTTTCTTGTCGACAGCCACGAAACGCGACGGTGTGGAATCCATGTCCACGATGTCCGCCGTCCATTCGCCGCTCGCCCGGCTGCCGCAAACAAGCACCAGACAGGCGGCGGCAATGATTGGGCCAATGCGCTTCATGGCCTCTCGCGTCATGTGCCCTGTTGGTTGCCGGCCGCGGCCAGCAGGGCGTGTCGGGTAAAAATGGACAGGAGCGGAAAGCCGCGTTCGGCCAGACGTTCGCCCCCGCCTTCCTCCCGGTCGAGCACCGTGACCACGGCCCCGACCGCGAGGCCCGCGTCCTGGACCCGGTCGATGACCGTCATGAGCGTGCCGCCGGTGGTCACCACATCCTCGAGCAAGGCGACCTTATCCCCGGGGCGAAAATTGGAAAGGCCCTCCAGAAACTGGTTGGTGCCGTGCCCCTTGGCGGCCTTGCGCACGATGAACGCCGGCATGGGCCGGCCGCGCACATGGGAAACGAGGCTGACCGCCGTGACCAGCGGATCGGCCCCCAGCGTCATGCCGCCGACGCCGACGATGCCTTCGGGCAGCAAATCGAACAGCAGATTCCCGATGAGCCAGGCCCCTTCGGGATACAGCGCCGTCTGCTTGCAGTCGAAATAATAATCACTTTTGCGGCCCGACGTCAGGGTGACTTCACCGGCCCGGTAGGACTTTTCCAGAAGCAACGCGGCCAGACGACCACGCATGGCCCCGGCGTCCAATTCCCCGCACGCAAACGACATTGAGATTCCCCGTCTTGCCCGATTCTCTGATGCGTACCAGATAATGGGCCGGTTTGAAAAGCGTTTCGCCAGGCCGTACGGCGGCCGGCGGCGTTTTTTCCGCCCCGCCCCGACACGGCGTCTCCGGTCCGTCTGGGACGGATCAGGAAATAGTGCCGAACACGCGGGAATAAATCAAATCTTCGTGTTTGAGATAATAGCCCGGATCAAAGAGCGCATCGAGAACCCCGGCCGTCAGCCTGGCCGTAATGGCCGCATCGGCGCGCACCGCGTCCGGAAACGACTTTTTGCCTTCCCAGCAGGCCATGGCCACCTTCTGCACGGCCTCGTAGGCCTTCTGCCGGTCCATGCCCGTCTCGATCAGGGCCAGAAGCACGCGCTGGGAATAGAAAAGCCCGTAGGAAGCCATCATGTTGCGGGCCATGTTGTCCGGGTTGACCTTGAGATTTTGCAAAATCCTGGTCAGCCGGGCCACGGTGTAGTCGGCCAGAATGGTGGAATCGGGCATGATGACGCGCTCGACCGAGGAATGGGAGATGTCGCGCTCGTGCCACAGGGCCATGTTCTCCATGGAGGCCAGGGCGTTTGTGCGCACGAGCCTGGAGAGGCCGCAGATGTTTTCCGCCGAGATGGGATTTTTTTTGTGCGGCATGGCCGAGGAGCCCTTCTGGCCCTTGGCGAAGCCTTCCTCGGCCTCGAGCACCTCGGTGCGCTGCAAATGGCGCAGTTCGGTGGCCATGCGCTCCACCCCGCCGGCGAGAAGGGCCAGGGAGGTGAAAAAGGCGGCATGGCGGTCGCGCTGCACGATCTGGGTGGAAACCGGGTCCACGGCCAGGCCCAGGCGACCGAGCGCGATGGACTCCACCTTGGGGTCGAGGTGGGCGTAGCCGCCCACGGCCCCGGAAATCTTGCCCACCTTCACCCCGGCCACGGCCGCGGCCACGCGTTCGCGGTGGCGGGTGAACTCGGCGTAAAACGAGGCCATCTTCATGCCGAAGCTGAGCGGCTCGGCATGGATGCCGTGGGTGCGGCCGATCATGAGCTGGCCCTTGTAGCGCATGGCCAGATCGCGGATGACGTCAAGCAGCCCGTCGACGGTGGCGAGCACCATGTCCCCGGCCCGGCCGAGCAACAGCCCGTTGGCCGTGTCCACGATGTCCGAGGAGGTGCAGCCCAGGTGGATGAACCGGGCGGCCGGCCCCACCCGCTCTTCCACGGCGGTCAGAAAGGCGATGACGTCGTGACGGGTGACCTGCTCGATCTCGAGGATGCGGTCCACATCGAAATCGGCCTTTTGGCGGATGATCTCCATATCCGCCGCCGGGATGCGGCCAAGCTCGGTCCAGGCCTCGCACACGGCCAACTCCACCTCAAGCCAGGCCCGGAAGCGGTTTTCCAGGGTCCACAGCGCGCCCATGGCCTTTCTGGTGTAACGCTCGATCATGCGTTCTCCTTGGCGTCGCCGCCGGATTCGGGGGATTGGCCGTCGTCTTCCTCTTCTTCCTCGGACAAAGGAACGGAAGGATCGCGGGCAAGCTGGGGGATGGGCACGGTGGCGCCCTTGATGGTGCCCTTGCCGTCTTTCTGGAAGGAGCCGGGGCGGCGTTTCACGTAATCGGTGGAATAAAAGCCGGTCCCCTTGAGCGCGAAGGCGGACAGGGAGACGATGCGGGAGGCTTTTTGGCCACAGTGCGGACAGGCGGCGTCGCTCTCGTCGCCGGCCCGGCGCAGCTCCTCGAACACCCGGCCGCAGGCCGGACATTCGTATTCATACAAGGGCATGGGAGCCCCTCCGGTACTTTTTGAAAAGGCAATGCGAGAGGGGAAACCCTTTAAAAAGGGTTCTCCCCTCTCGCGCTCTCCCCTTCCTAAACTTTTCAGCTGCAGAAGATGTTATCGCGACAACATCACCATACCACGAAAAGTTTTTGGAAGGGGGGTCCGGAGGGAAACCTTTTTTCAAAAAGGTTTCCCCCGGGCATCTTTTCCTAAAAATAGGCGCTAGGCCTTTTTTTCGGCAATGGCCTGGCGCACGCGCTCCTTGAGGCGCTCCTTGCGGCGCTTGCGGCGGCGGTCCAGTTCCTTATGGCGCTCGATCTTTTTATGCTTGGACATGGCGTACCCTCCTGTCTGGTGAAAGAACTCGATGCCGTAGCAAAGGAAACGCGGCTTGTCCAGCCGCAATGCGGCATCCGCCCTATTCCGAGGGAATGCGCTCCACCGGCTCGGTCAGCAGGAACTTGCCCTGCTCGATCCAGGATTTGAGCGTTTGCGCCACTTCCAGGGACATGGACAGGCTCGTGACCGGCACGGCCTGGGTCGGCTTGCCGTTTATGACCACCTCGCCCGACCGGCATTCGGCGTAGGTGACGTAACCGAGCACGCGGCCGATGCCGTTGGGGTAGTCGTGGCCGTAGTCCTTGACCGGCAGTTCGATGTCGGCATCGGAGACGCCGGTGAAAAAGGCCATATCCTCGTTTAAAATGGGAATGGGGATGCCCACGCCCACGGCCATGGACACGCCATAACCGAGCACGGACACCGCCCGCACGTAGCGCGGGTTCATGCCCTTGAGGTCGCCCTTGACCATGAGCGTGCCCGAGGCGGAAAGCGGAATGCCGCGTTCGTTGCGCTTGGGTTTGGGATCGTGCTGGGTGCCGGCCCCGATGACATAGCCCACGCCGCCGCCAAGGAAGATACGGGTGCCGAGCCCGATGGTCTTCAAATAGGGGTCGTTGAAAAGCGGCGACAGTTCGCCGGCGGTGGCGAAGTTGGCGTTTCGGGCGTTTGGCCTAAGCGGCCCCATATAGGTGTAGACGATGCGGCTGGTGAGGTTCACCGCCACGTTGTAGTTCTGGTAGCAGTTGCGGGGATTTAAAAGCGCCGCATACTTGAGGTCGGCGAGCGTCACGTCCTTTTCCAGGCCGCGGCGGGGATAGCAGTCCGTGCCGTAGGCCTCGCACCAGAGCCGCACCGCCTTGCCGCGCAGAAGATCCTCGATGACGTGGGCGCCGCCGTACTTGAACCGGCCCGGATGCACCTTATTCAGGGGATCGTCCTTGGGCAGCTCCGTGGCCCCGAGATAGGCGTCCACGGCGGCCAGGCCGGCATGGGCCGGGATATTGTTGAGCCGGACCTTCTGGGCTTTTATGGTCGGGGCTTCCTGGCCGAAGTTGAAAAGCATGCCCGAGGAGCACATGGGCGAAAAGGTGCCCGTGGCCACCACGTCCACTTCCTTGGCCGCCTTGACCTTGCCCAGGCGTTTTACCGCATCGACCATCTCGGCGGCCGTCAGCACCACGGCCTTGCCCTGTTCGATGCGCTTGTTGATCTCCGCGACGGTTTTTCTCACCTCATGGGTCATGGCGACTCTCCCTTCGGCCCGCCTTGCGGCCGGCAGGGGCTCTATTTGGCCCATTTCGGCCTTATTGGCAACTCGGTGAGGTCCCCCCTTGGCTTCAAAGTGAAACTAGGCTATAAAGGCATTTCCTGGCGGCCTGGGGGAGAGGCCCGGATATCGTACCCAACACACCAATATGCTTGTAAAATTTAAAGCGGACCGATGAAGCCCGCGCCTGTGATCGATTCCGGTGACGGCGTGCTCAAGGACGACCTCCGACAGCATTTGTCGCGCACCTGCCCCGACCAGGAGCTGCGTCGCTGGTACGACCCGCTCGGCCTTTCGGTCAGCGAATCGGAGCACTGCTGCCTCGTCCGCTTTCCCCACGCCTATTTCGCCACCTGGTTCGAAACCTCCGTGCGGGATCTCTTCGAAAAGGAAGTGGGCCGGTTCCTCGGCGACGGCTACGCCGTGCGCTACCAGACACGCTGCGGCGGGAGCGACAAGCGCCAACCCCTGGCCACCCTGCGGGCGGTGACGGATTTCCCCTACGGCCACCGCTTCACCTTCGAGACCTTTCTGGCCAACGAGAAAAACCATTTCCCCCTGGCCCTGGCCCGGGAAGTGGCCGGCGGGCGCGAGGCGCGCTACAATCCTTTTTTGCTTTGCGGCCCTTCCGGCGCGGGCAAGACCCATCTGCTGCGGGCCATGGCCAATGCCGTGAGCCGCTCGCGCCCCAGCGCCGCCGTTTTTTTCGGCTCCATCGACGACATCGGCAACCGCTATGCCGACCCCACGGCCAACCCCCACGAGATCCGCGCCGCCATCGTGGCCAGCGATTTCCTTTTCATCGACGAACTGGCCGACGTCAAACGCGATCCCATCCTTGAACAGGAACTGGTGCTGCTTTTCAACGCCTTTCACGACGCGGGCAAGCAGATGGTCTTTTCCTGCCGGGAGCGCGTGGCCTCGTGCGATTTCGGCCCCACCCTCAAGTCGCGGCTGGAATGGGGGCTCATGGTCCATTTGAAGCTCCCGGACCTCGACGTGCGCGTGCGTTGCGTGGAGCACGCCAACCGCGACAAGCGGCTGGGGCTCTCCCGGGAACAGACCCTCACCCTGGCCAGCCGGTTCGAGGGATTCCGCCAGCTCGAAGGGGTGTTGCTGCGCATCGAGGCCTTTCGCCGCCACACCGGCCAGGAGCTGACCGACGCGGAACTGGCGCGCCATATCCGCCTGTCCGAGGACCGCAAAGCCCCGGAGCTGACCCCGGAGCGCATCCTGGCCATCTGCGCGGAGCACTTCACGTTGGGCGTGGCCGACATCACCGGCCATTCCCGGCGCAAGGAACTGGTTTTCGCCCGCCAGACCGCCATGGCCCTGTGCCGCGCCCTGCTCGGCATGTCCTACCCGGCCCTGGGCAAGGTCTTCGGCGGCAAGGACCACAGCACTGTTCTTTACTCGATTCGAAAATTCCAGCAATTACAGGATGCTGACAGAGATACGAAATTGATGTTCCGCCAGTTGGCGAAAAAGTGCCGCCAGGGAAGCCCGGCATGAGGCAACGCACGCGGCACGGTTCCCTCCGTCACCGGAAAGACGCTTCGTGGTTTCCTTTTTTTAAAAGTTATCACGGAAGGTTATGACAAAACGGAACAAACGAAACGTCCTCTACTGATCCAACAAACCTTTTTCCTTTTGCTTGAAGAAAGACGGCGTGCGTTTCGCGCCGGCCAAGGAGATGCGCATGCAGCTGAAGGTTTTCCGAAACGACATCATCGACGGCCTGCAAAAATCCTCAGGCATCATCCCGGCCAAGACCGGGGCCGCGTTTTTGCGCACCATATGGCTCGAGGCCGCTGGCGACGTCCTTCGCATCCTGTCCACGGACTCGAGCCTTGAATTCACCGGGCAGTACGCGGCCAAGGTGACCGAGGAAGGACTTTGCGGCGTGCAGGGCAAAAGCTTTTTCGAGCTGGTCCGCAAGCTGCCCCCCGGCGAGATCGGGCTCACCCTCGACGCCGAGTCCGGCAACCTGCTCATCAAGCAGGGCTCGCGCCGGTACAAGCTCCCCGTGTCCGACCGCAACTGGTTCCAGAACTTCTCGCCCTTTCCCGAGGAAGGCGCGGTCACCTGGTCCGGCGACTTCCTCCAGGAACTCATCGACCGCGTGGCCTATTGCATCTCCGACGAGGACACCATGGAGGCCATGGCCTGCATGTTCTTAAAACCCGCCGACGAGGCCAAAGTGGAGGTCTGCGGCTTAAACGGCCACCAGTTCTCTCTGGTCGGTTTTTTAAACGACGACATCCACACCATGCTGCCGGCCGAGGGCATCCTCATCCAGAAGAAATACGTGGCCGAACTCAAGCGCTGGCTGACCGCCGACGAGATCGAGCTGGCCATAAGCCAGAAGCGGCTTTTTTTCCGCACCCAGGAGAAGGATCCGGAAAACGAGGCCGCGACGCCCAAGATCGAAACCTTCAGCCTGCCGCTGAGCTACTACCAGTACCCGGACTACAACACCTTCGTGTCCAAGCTGGCCACGGACGGCGTTTCCACGCTCGCCATCAACCGCGACGAGCTGATGGACGCCCTGGAGCGCGTGGCCATCTTCAACACCGACAACAACCGTTGCGCCTACTTCCTGTTCGACGGGCCCAACGAGCTGTCGCTGCGCAGCCAGGGCCAGGAGGCCGGCGAGGCCACCGAAACCCTGGAGTGCGCCTTCACCGGCAGCCTGGACAAGGTGGCCTTCCCCACCAAGGA is a window encoding:
- a CDS encoding L,D-transpeptidase Cds6 family protein, which encodes MKRIGPIIAAACLVLVCGSRASGEWTADIVDMDSTPSRFVAVDKKAQSFALLSRHSPLRVLTEIPCATGQALGDKFKEGDLKTPEGVYFITRRKSSGLNFDLYGDLAFPLDFPNPADVLRHKSGHGIWIHGRGHPITPYETQGCVALSMANIHRVDPELAEGMPVVIADQVRLGGKDSAALREEAKEVVADTYAWAKAWQNKSPAFFDFHDPEKFSITEGKPFSAFRGHKERLFKVLPWIKVDLADVRALAGPDYWVTYFVQLYRSPTLTSQGVKRLYWQRGTDGRFRIIGMEYEEMPVTLASAKTAGKPASPDEADTDTRKPDSPSEEEVQVRQLVDAHQAIMEKMARKAFGSLSLAPQHTPEDEAILEVAKSGEGTPGVSVATDAMRQVPPAPAAIAQAPAQPAPATPVKPAPAPAAGPTPPAPVTVAVATPAPSPAKVRPEAVSDAASGPWAPAPAATQAGPAPLDAGQTARVAAMVAGWSKAWENADMDGYLGYYADGARLGNLRGKDAIRRQKEGVWRGAKPERVDMRIVAAGKVSDGFDVVCAQVYQAKGRRESKGFKSLTLVPSGDRLLISAERWSKNRPEAPNAAPVTVAATPQAPAPGAPRAATATKVQAPEKATEKEREAAVAAMVESWRKAWESGRLDAYSDFYAENAVQGDRRSRQAIREDKADLWKDKAPSKVDLSDVRIRPRKDGFVVTCVQDYASKDGGGDHGRKTLYIEPSGNGYAIVEEQWSRM
- the pyrE gene encoding orotate phosphoribosyltransferase encodes the protein MSFACGELDAGAMRGRLAALLLEKSYRAGEVTLTSGRKSDYYFDCKQTALYPEGAWLIGNLLFDLLPEGIVGVGGMTLGADPLVTAVSLVSHVRGRPMPAFIVRKAAKGHGTNQFLEGLSNFRPGDKVALLEDVVTTGGTLMTVIDRVQDAGLAVGAVVTVLDREEGGGERLAERGFPLLSIFTRHALLAAAGNQQGT
- the purB gene encoding adenylosuccinate lyase; translation: MIERYTRKAMGALWTLENRFRAWLEVELAVCEAWTELGRIPAADMEIIRQKADFDVDRILEIEQVTRHDVIAFLTAVEERVGPAARFIHLGCTSSDIVDTANGLLLGRAGDMVLATVDGLLDVIRDLAMRYKGQLMIGRTHGIHAEPLSFGMKMASFYAEFTRHRERVAAAVAGVKVGKISGAVGGYAHLDPKVESIALGRLGLAVDPVSTQIVQRDRHAAFFTSLALLAGGVERMATELRHLQRTEVLEAEEGFAKGQKGSSAMPHKKNPISAENICGLSRLVRTNALASMENMALWHERDISHSSVERVIMPDSTILADYTVARLTRILQNLKVNPDNMARNMMASYGLFYSQRVLLALIETGMDRQKAYEAVQKVAMACWEGKKSFPDAVRADAAITARLTAGVLDALFDPGYYLKHEDLIYSRVFGTIS
- a CDS encoding FmdB family zinc ribbon protein, encoding MPLYEYECPACGRVFEELRRAGDESDAACPHCGQKASRIVSLSAFALKGTGFYSTDYVKRRPGSFQKDGKGTIKGATVPIPQLARDPSVPLSEEEEEDDGQSPESGGDAKENA
- a CDS encoding homocysteine biosynthesis protein, producing the protein MTHEVRKTVAEINKRIEQGKAVVLTAAEMVDAVKRLGKVKAAKEVDVVATGTFSPMCSSGMLFNFGQEAPTIKAQKVRLNNIPAHAGLAAVDAYLGATELPKDDPLNKVHPGRFKYGGAHVIEDLLRGKAVRLWCEAYGTDCYPRRGLEKDVTLADLKYAALLNPRNCYQNYNVAVNLTSRIVYTYMGPLRPNARNANFATAGELSPLFNDPYLKTIGLGTRIFLGGGVGYVIGAGTQHDPKPKRNERGIPLSASGTLMVKGDLKGMNPRYVRAVSVLGYGVSMAVGVGIPIPILNEDMAFFTGVSDADIELPVKDYGHDYPNGIGRVLGYVTYAECRSGEVVINGKPTQAVPVTSLSMSLEVAQTLKSWIEQGKFLLTEPVERIPSE
- a CDS encoding DnaA/Hda family protein; this encodes MKPAPVIDSGDGVLKDDLRQHLSRTCPDQELRRWYDPLGLSVSESEHCCLVRFPHAYFATWFETSVRDLFEKEVGRFLGDGYAVRYQTRCGGSDKRQPLATLRAVTDFPYGHRFTFETFLANEKNHFPLALAREVAGGREARYNPFLLCGPSGAGKTHLLRAMANAVSRSRPSAAVFFGSIDDIGNRYADPTANPHEIRAAIVASDFLFIDELADVKRDPILEQELVLLFNAFHDAGKQMVFSCRERVASCDFGPTLKSRLEWGLMVHLKLPDLDVRVRCVEHANRDKRLGLSREQTLTLASRFEGFRQLEGVLLRIEAFRRHTGQELTDAELARHIRLSEDRKAPELTPERILAICAEHFTLGVADITGHSRRKELVFARQTAMALCRALLGMSYPALGKVFGGKDHSTVLYSIRKFQQLQDADRDTKLMFRQLAKKCRQGSPA
- the dnaN gene encoding DNA polymerase III subunit beta; translated protein: MQLKVFRNDIIDGLQKSSGIIPAKTGAAFLRTIWLEAAGDVLRILSTDSSLEFTGQYAAKVTEEGLCGVQGKSFFELVRKLPPGEIGLTLDAESGNLLIKQGSRRYKLPVSDRNWFQNFSPFPEEGAVTWSGDFLQELIDRVAYCISDEDTMEAMACMFLKPADEAKVEVCGLNGHQFSLVGFLNDDIHTMLPAEGILIQKKYVAELKRWLTADEIELAISQKRLFFRTQEKDPENEAATPKIETFSLPLSYYQYPDYNTFVSKLATDGVSTLAINRDELMDALERVAIFNTDNNRCAYFLFDGPNELSLRSQGQEAGEATETLECAFTGSLDKVAFPTKDLLDILGHFHSPKVTLAMTGAEGPCGITGEEDGDGLVIIMPMKIVEETYYSEEDIA